The DNA sequence GAACAGATTTTTCATTGTTAGGTTTTGTTGATTTACATTTGTCAAGATAGCATCTTTTAACTTCCGGAATAAAACATATATTTATTTTTTCATGTAAATTTTGCAAATCAATTCAAAAAGGCTTCCTTTAATTTATTTGTCTGATCTACATTCAGAGCGCGAGAATCACTCAACATCAGTGGGGCAAAAACGTTGAGCAATTTTTTATCAGCCAAAATCCGGTTTAGAAGAATACTTTTACTGTATGCGTCCAAATCAGGAAAAATCGCTACTAACGCCTTGTTTTTACCCATTGACTTAAAAGGCAATGGTGCTTTGGTAATTAGATATGCCCTTACCAATGGCGCACTTTGTTTGATGACCTGAAAAAGTAAATCGGCATGAAGTTCATAATCTGTTTCCGACCACTGCTTCAACGCAAATAACTGACTCTCATAATTCTCCGATTTCAGCAATCGCATGGCAATCCGGTCCGAATAAATGCTTCGGGTATAAGCTGCCATGCTGTCTTTAACGGCTCCATTAATAAAATGCCACAATGTAAAGGAAGAATATACAGCGCCTTCAACCACCGCATTTTTAATTGTTTTAGGAGTTGCCCCGGTCACTGCATCCACTGTCGTCGATTTAATCTTAACCGTTTTATCTACCAAATCTTCTTTATCAAGAACCCGCAACATGCTGTTTTTATCTTTTAAAAGCTGGTCAAGTTTTTTATAATCGGCTTCAGAAAACCGTTTATGATCAAACTTAGTCAGCGGTTTCCCGGGTAATGTATCAAACCGGACATAATTTCCGGCCAGATCCCAGTAAAACATCAAAATAACATTGGCACAAAGTTTATCCTCACAAACCGGCGTGTTTATTCGCGATTCGTACCCAATTGGTATTTTTTCGGCATCACTGCATATTCTAATCACATCGGCCACGGCAAATTCATCAGATTTATATACAAATGCTTTGCTGCAGGTATTGACCTGATCCTGCGAAAATACTTCAGGGTGAACCAATCCTGTAATTAAAATCAAGCCTATAAAAACCAAGTGAGGTGCGCGCATCTGCTTATTTCTGAGATTCAATTAAATCGAGGTACTCGTTTAAATGCGATTGGTAAATATCGCGTGGACTGGCGTTGTATTTTTTGCAAAGTGATGCCGCAAAACCAACTGCAGCGCCCATTTGTCCGGTGGTGCGCATCACACGCGGCCCACCCAAACCAACATGCGAACAGCTAAAATCGCGTCCGGCCATAAACAGGTTATTTATATTTTTCGAATAAAAACAACGGTACGGAATGTTGTATTGGTTGGTTTTATAAAACATGGCTTCCGATAAAAAATTGGGTTTATCGGAGTCGAGTAAATTAATCTGATAATGCACATCAACCTCACGTTTTTCGAAAACAACTGCATCTTCAAACTGAGTACTGTTACGCTCGTCGTTAAAGGTATATATATAATCGCCCACCAATCGACGCGATTCTCGCTTCCCCAACAGATATGACACCCATTTTAATTGCAGACTGTCAACTTTTTGCTGCTGTTGACTCAAGTCAATCTTACCAACTTTGGCTTGATCAGAAGTTTTGGTTTCCATGGTCGGATGTTTGTAATTGTAAAACGATCCGTAAATGGCGCGGAACATATGATCACGAATGGTTTCCGCATCTTCAATCTGGCTCAGGTCATTTTGCGAAAATTCCCATTGCCACTCGCCGTTTTTCTCGGCATATTTTTTAGCCACATCCATCGCCCAAGGAACCTCCGGAAATTCGACCCGTTTCCCAGCATTTTCTGATCCCCATAAAACAGAAGAACCCATTACAAAGTTGTCTGAGGCTTCCGGACTCCACAATAATCCGTGCTCATCCCAGCTTTCGTTGTATTTCGACGAAGCTTCCCTTCCATAATTATATTCGGCGCCAGCCCAGTAGCCAATCCAGCCGTCGCCGGTACAGTCTATAAACAATGGCGCTTCAAAACGAACAGACTCCCCGGTTGAGGTTTGCCGTGCATCGACCGAAGTAATTTTTCCATCTGTAGCATTGGCGCCGTAAGCCCTGAAGTTGAGAAACAGATCGATATTCTTGTATTTTTCCACATTTGTCATACGCTTTTGGTCCTCTTTTAAAGCATCTGCTGACCCATTGGGATAATGTTCGGTATCCAGCATTTTCAGGATGCGCTCAAACTTCCCGTAAATACCGAGTGTATGAACCCGTATTTCACCACTGGCATTTCCACCTAAAACAGGCCGATCGTGCACAAGCGCAACTTTCAGGCCTTGCTCTGCAGCTGCAATGGAAGCAGCACAACCGGCAATTCCTCCGCCAACCACCACCAAATCATAATTAGCCACCTGTTGAGGAGCAATAGTTACTCCGGATTGTGCTAATCGCCACTTTTTCAGCACTTCTTTTTCGGTTGGCAACTTTTCATTTTCCGATTGGGTCAGATAAATAGCATCGCAACGACCTTCGAAACCGGTCAAATCTTTAAGCGAAAGCTTTTTCTCCCCTTTCGAAAGATCCATATTCCCTGCATATTCCCAGTTCCAGCCTGGGTTTTTCCCTAACTCCCGTTCCAGTTTTTTCCCGTCAATAGCAACATAAAAGCGGCCGGGAGCTTCCCAGTTTCCGGGAGCCCAGTTTTTTGTACGAGCCCAAACATGATACTTTCCGGCTTTCTTAATTGAAATATTCGTTTCGGCATCTTTTACCGGCTTTCCCATTCCGTGCGCCAATAGGTAAGGCGATCCCATTTGTTCAACAAATTGTGGATCGACCACCCAACCACCTTTGCTGGCAAAGCTTTCAGCTTCAATTAGCAATGCATTGTTTTGAGCCTGACCCGTAAAATAAAAGATAGTAGTCAGAATGATGAGAAATAATTTATTCATATCAATTGGTTTATATTTTCAAATGTATGCTTTATTCGTATTTCAACCAGGCAGTTGCCGAGCAGTCCTTGTCAGCAGTAAAGCGAATCCAGCGCGACTGGAAACTTTCAGGGAAACTGTATTCGAAAGTTTCTCCAGATTTCACCGATACCGTTTGATAAGTCATCCACGGGCCATGACCAATCGGTTCAACTTCGATGGTGAAAGTAACCGTTTCTTTTGAATCGTGCGAAAGTTTCAAACTGCGATTGTCGTAAAATCCAATCAGGTAAGGATCTGAAGCAACTCCAGCTTTCACTGCCGAGTTTTTCCACGAACCGCCTTCGCCCACCGGTTTACCCATTTGCCACAAATCGTCAATGGCTCCTGCCCAAACCGCAGCTTTTCCGTCGGACGAAGTCACCACATGCGAATTGCCTTTTGCCGCTTTGGCGTCAATTCCGGTCATAACAAGCATTCCGCGATACGAAACATAATCGTGTATCCTGAAATTGTGTGAAGCTATCGGGCGAATCTTAGCAAAACCATCGGCATTTTCGGCCGGAAGTTCGTAAAAAGTTCCGGCGCAGTTGAGTAAATCGCGTTCGGTAGCCACCTCACGACAAATACGCAGCAATGCTTTTCCGGTCAGATCGGCATACTTTGCATTTCCCTTTGGAAGCCTCCAGCGACGGCCCTGTTCGTCAACAATCAGTACCGAAGATTCGCCGAAAGTGACCACTTGCTGCGGAATGGCAAATTTTTCGCGGATAAAAGAGGCTGTCTTTGCATCATCTTTTTTCACCAGGTTCATCAACGAATCGAGTTCATAATAACCATTTTCAGTCCATTTCTGATCGTTAATTGTTCCGGCCAGAATTCCCAGTTTCCGGCGATTATTACCCAATCCCCAAAGTAATCCGGCATTGGTTTCCGAAGCTGAAACTGGCGCCAGTCCGGCAAATATCTGATCGGCTTTGGCATTGCGTTTATCTTTTTGTGTATAGAAAAAATGGACGGTGGCTTTGGTGGCTTTATCGGTTTTTACCCGCACCCATTCGCCGGTTTCCTGTGCTGTAAAAATCAGGTTGACTGCTTCTCCTGCTTTGGCAGTCACTGTTTTCAAAGTTTTCCAGGTATTGTTCCCTTTGGTGTCAATTTCAAGGGTAAACGACACTAGTTGAGTCCCTTCATTTTTAATCCATGCCAAACGGTAATCCCATCCTGCAAACAGGAAAGGTTCAGAAGCTTCTCCGGCTTTCACGTTTTCTGAAATCCAGACAGCGCCTTCGGCCGTATTCGGGCCCAGCTGGTCTGGTTTTTCCGGAGAAGTAAACCACAGGTTCGAATTCGATTGACCGGGACCTTCGATGTTGCCTTTTACTTTTCGTTTGTTCAGGAATTCTTTTTGTGCCGAGTCGTCGCAACCAAACACCAGCTGATTGTTCCAGCGGGTGAAGTCGCCAATTACTTTCAGGTAAGCCGAGCGCGGACGGATTCCGACGGAATTGACAGCAGTAAACGTTCCGGGGAAACGCCAAAACATGCCATGCATGGTCATCAAATAATCAGGTTTTTCGGCAGTACCAATGTCGCGGATCCGCGGCCATTCGGTGTTCCAGCCATGAGCGCCATCGTAGCTGTGACTGGCTTTCGGCAATCGGTAAAAATTCCAGCCGTTTTTCGGGTTGCGGACGCCAACCAATACTGATTTAAAATCCCAGCCAGTGGCCCAGATTGGGTCGGTTGCCGGATTCGGATTCCCGTTAATTCCACCAGGACCTGTTACCTCAACAAACTGGCTACGGCGCACCACTTTCCAATCTTTACCGTTCCATTCGGCCAAAACTCCCGAAGGAATATCGAAATGTTTCAATGCTTCATCCGAAGGCTCCCCATTATTACTGTAAACCATCACTCCTTGTCCGGAATACAAACCTTTCCCATGTGCTCCGGGAAGTAAAGTCCCTTTAAAATTACCTTCAGTGTCTTTGGTTTTTTGTTTTGTTACATTGATGTCTTCGAACAGCATTTTAGGCTGAAGTGTTTTTACATCGACTTCGTAAAATCCTTCTTCCATTGTCCCAAAATATATTTTTCCCACCGGATCAGTTAAATGGCGTGCATTCCCGGTCATTCGACCCGGCATTGATTTGTACGGAATAGTTTTCACTTTTCCTGAAGCGTCAATCGCATAAGGCCCAATAAAGAGCTGATTGCTTTCCTTGTGTATCATCCGGTTGGCCGGTGTCCCGCCAATGCTTTCAGGATGAATGGTTTTTACCAATTCAGGAGTAAACGAATACAATTTATCGGAAGAGCCAAAGGGTAAATGAGGACCGTAAGTGATCACCCAAAGTTGCCCGGCCCAGGGAACAACAGCACCGGTTCCACACTCGCCTTCGCTGTTGTAGTAGGCAAGCGACGGATAAATTCCGCTGAACGATTTTACTTTTTGCTGCTGTTTTTCCTGAACAGTACAAGCTGCAAAAAATAGTGCTGTAAGAACAACAACTATATTGCGTTTACTTATTCGATTTGGATTTTTCATAGTTATATTAGTTTATCGGATATTAAAAAAGGGTGAATTATTGCCACCCTTCCTGTAAACTTCTGTTATTGTGTTTTGCTGGTTTATCGTTGATATTGAGCGGGTGACCTTGAAGTCAGCCGCTCAATTATCAGTAAAAACTTAGTACCCGTCGTTCTGTTTCAGATTCGAGTTAATCAGGATTTCCTTGGTTGGTATTGGCCAAAGGTATTGTCGGGTTGGGAAGTTGCGCACGGCAATAAGCTTAATTAAACCTGCATCATACATTTGATCTAAATTAGCGACACCGTCATCGTCAATGTCAGGAGTTTGTGGAAAAAACCACAATCCCGGTTTTATAACTTTGGTTCGTAAATCAGCAGGATCAAGCATTCCGTAAATTTTCTTGTTCAGCACTTTTTCAGCTAATTTCCAACGAATAATATCTTCATACCTGCGGGCCTCATCGGCAAACTCCATTCTCCGTTCGATACGAACCAGTTTCCGGGCGTTGGCCTGAGTGCTGACAGTTACAGCCGGATATTTGGTTTTATCGGTAACCGCAACTTTATAGGCACGAGCCCTTACTTTGTTAATGGATGCATCAAGCATAGCCTGATCGATTTCATTTAATTCAATTTTGGCTTCAGCATATATCAATAAAACATCAGCATACCGCATGATAAACATTTCGTTTTCAGCTTTAAAGTCATCAATCCAATCCTCGTCGATCCCTTTTTTGAAGCACAAACCATTAAACGAAGCATACTGTGCATTTCCTCTGGTGTCATTATTTGTTACCCGTTGACCGGTTTTTAAATTTGTTGTTTTCAATGAGTCTGGATGTGGCTGATAAATAAATCCTAACCAGGGAGTTCCGAATTCAACAATGGTTGCATTACATCGAGGGTCGCGGTTTTTGAATGGATTCTTTGGGTCGAAAAGTGGTGATTCATCAATAGGCAGACCATCGGTGCAGAGGTAAGCACAGAACAACTCCCATGTAGGTGCAATAACTGCCCCCCATCCCCCAGCCAACCGGGTGAGATAGTTTTTGGTATCTCCAATGGTCACATTTAGTAATGTGGATCTTGGAATACCGAAAACCAATTCTTTAGGGTTCTTTGTTTTCGAAAGGAAAAGCGTTGAATAATCGGCATATAATTCATAAACATTCAAATCCATACAGGCTTTTGCAGCGTCGCGGGCAATGGCCCAATCGCCAAAGAACAGGGCGACACGGGCTTTCATGGCCAGGGCAGCGCCCTTGGTGGCATGCATATTGGTCGCACTTCCATAAGATGTTGGTAAAACTGAAGCGGCGTAATCATAATCATCATATACCGCTTTCAGAATGGTTTTCTTATCTGTTTTTGACTTTGTAAACGCTTCACCCAAACCTAAAATGTTTGTCGAATAAATCACATCACCATAATAAGTGATTAAACGGGCATACATCGAAGCCCTGACAAACCTGGCGTCACCGGCATATTTGTCAAGAGTAGCTTGTGGCAACTTATCCTTCGACTTTTCAAGATTGATTAAAATGGTATTGGCACGTGCAATACATTTATAACTATTAGCCCACCATGTGTTTACATTTCCATCCTGACCCGTGAGGGTACCATTGGTAAACGAATTTGTCAAAGCACGGCTCATAATATCGTCTGACCATAAATCCAAATCGTTATAGGGAATCTTATCATCCGGCCAAAAATCCAACCGATATAAATCGTTTAGGGCCATGGTAATTTCGCTATCGTTTGAATACCAGTTTGCACTTGAACCTTGTGACAGTGGATTTAAATCTAAATCAGTACAGGACACCGCGGTGAATAATCCTGACATTAGCAGTAGTATTAATATTTTATTTTTCATGATACCGAAGTTTTAAAAGGTTACTGATAAGCCAAATACATAAGAAGCAGTGATTGGATAACCACTGTCTGAAACTTCAGGGTCCCACCCTTTCGGGAATTTATTAAATGTCAGCACATCAGAGGCGCTAGCATAAACCCTAACCCGCTGCAGATTTACTTTCTGTGTCAGATCAGTTGGCAAATTATAGCCAAGGGTAATGTTTTTAACCCGAAGATATCGTCCATTCATCAACCAATAATCAGACATGAAATAATTGTTTCCAGCATTGTTATAAGTTAATCGGGGATATTTTGCAGCCAAGTTCTGTGCGTCGGTATTGTATTTACTCCAGCTTGCCCCGTCAAGTATTTTTGGGATATTTCCCCAGTTCTCAACCAATGGTGTTATCATCAAGCCTTGCAAACGAGTATTAATTTTGCCAACTCCCTGCAAAACCATTGAAAAATCGAAGTTTTTGTAATCGAGTTTGATGTTTGCCCCATACATGTAGCGAGGTAAAGAACCTCCTAACAACATTCGGTCATATTCAGGAGAAATTTTACCATCTGGAACTCCGTCAGGACCGCTGAGGTCTTTATATTTTACGTCACCAACTTTTACCGTTGTGTTTATTTTTGGTGAAGCTGCCAGATCTTCAGCTGTTTGAAACAACCCATCAGAAACATAGCCATACCATTCGTTGAATTCGCTTCCTTTTTTCTTGATCTGATCGCCAATAAACTCTGTACCACCCAAATCGCCCATGGTTGATTTAAAATCAGAAATATTTGCCGAAACAGAATAACCTAATTCACCAATTTTATCATTCCAGCCGATTTCAGCTTCCCATCCCTTGGTATCCATCTTTCCGGTATTCTGATTCGGATTGTCGAAACCCATGAAAACAGGAATCTGCAAAGCCAGCAACATATCTTTGGTTGTTTTATTGTAGTAGTCGCCGGTAAAATGTAGGCGATTATTCAGGAAATTGGCATCAATACCCAAGTCGATTGATTCGGTTGTCTCCCATGAAATGTCCTGAATGACATATTGGGTTTGTGCAGCCGTTTGTGCAGCCGCTATGTTGCTTCCCTGATAAAACAAAGCATTATTAAACGCCATAGTAGCCTGGTATGGATAATAGTTCGGATTAAATGAACCATTAACCCAACTACCAATTCTTTCATTTCCCAAGGTTCCCCAGGATGCACGCATTTTCAGGAAGGAGATTGCAGGAATTGATTTCAGAAATGATTCTTCAGAAACTACCCAGCCTGCAGAGAAAGAAGGAAAAGAGCCCCAGCGATAGTCTTTATAGAATCGCGAAGACCCATCATATCGGATATTTCCCTGTAAAAAGTATTTGTTTTGATAATTGTACATTACACGTCCGAAATACGAACGGTAGGCATTCTCGTAAGCGCTTCCATTGTTTCCTCTAAGATCAAGGGGGCCCAAATCCAGGTAAGGGAAAGATGTCAATTCATATTTTTGACGTGAGGCACCCAAATTTTCATTGAAAGCATAATAGTTTTCGTATCCGGCCATCAGGTTCAGATTATGTTTCCCGAATGATTTCATGTAATTGGCGAGCAATTGAGAAGTAACTCTGGAATAATCGTTCCTTGTTTCGTATAAATTGGTTGCAGTTCCCCATTGAGTTGTTCCTGCCAGAACAGATGGATCATCAGCAGAATAATAAGGAACCCGTAACTGAAAATTCTTGCCTTTATCGAAACCTAATGTAGGAGATACAACTGCTGATAATTTTAAACCATCAATCGGAGTATAATCGATTGAGATTTTTCCACCAACCTGGTTGTACCAGTTGTTGTTATAACCACCATACTTTAGCTGTGCATAAATATTATTTCCACTTTTTCCTTCAGCAATACGGCCATCGGCCCAGGTCGCAGCATAAACCGGAGCCGAAATGCGAGCATTGTAAATCGGATCAATACTTGGTTGATTAGAGATGGAACGTTTGAAATTTAAATCGATGCTTGCCGACAAATTCTTTGTAATTGTGACATCATTGTTAAATCGGGCTGTCATTCGTTCATAAGTACGTCCTTCGTACAATGCATCAGTTTTGTCGTATGCCATTGATACTTTCGTGCGGATAGCCTTTGTTCCCGCGGTAATGCTCAAAACATGGCTTTGGCGTGGGGCGCTGCTTTTCAAAATTAATCCAGTCCAATCGGTATTTGGATATTTATTCGGATTTTCGGCATTTAAAGTGGTGTAATTATCGATAACATCCTTGGCATAGGTTGGATATTCGTTAGCGCCATTGTTGTTGTCATTCCACCTAAGTTCGTTTGTCATTTGCATATAACGTTTAGCATCAACATATTCAGGCTGTGCTGTTGGTTTTTCAAAACCATATTCAGCATTATAAGTTAAAGATACTTCACCTGATTTTGCCCGTTTGGTGGTAATCAGGATTACACCGGAAGCCGCCCGCGACCCATAAATAGAAGCAGATGCAGCATCTTTCAGAACCGACATATCCTGCACGTCGTTCGGGTTAACGTCGTTCATATTATCAACCGGCACGCCATCGACAATAATCAGTGGGTTGCTGTCGCCAATGGTAGTAACCCCGCGGACACGAATATTGGCAGTTGCACCAGGCTCATTGTTACTACGGGTAACCATTACGCCAGAAACCGCTCCCTGAAGGGCTTGTGACAATTGTGTCACCTGACGGTCAGCAATTGATTCACCTTTTACAGAACCCACAGCACCAGTAAGGTCGCTCTTTTTTACGGTACCGTA is a window from the Aquipluma nitroreducens genome containing:
- a CDS encoding FAD-dependent oxidoreductase, which translates into the protein MNKLFLIILTTIFYFTGQAQNNALLIEAESFASKGGWVVDPQFVEQMGSPYLLAHGMGKPVKDAETNISIKKAGKYHVWARTKNWAPGNWEAPGRFYVAIDGKKLERELGKNPGWNWEYAGNMDLSKGEKKLSLKDLTGFEGRCDAIYLTQSENEKLPTEKEVLKKWRLAQSGVTIAPQQVANYDLVVVGGGIAGCAASIAAAEQGLKVALVHDRPVLGGNASGEIRVHTLGIYGKFERILKMLDTEHYPNGSADALKEDQKRMTNVEKYKNIDLFLNFRAYGANATDGKITSVDARQTSTGESVRFEAPLFIDCTGDGWIGYWAGAEYNYGREASSKYNESWDEHGLLWSPEASDNFVMGSSVLWGSENAGKRVEFPEVPWAMDVAKKYAEKNGEWQWEFSQNDLSQIEDAETIRDHMFRAIYGSFYNYKHPTMETKTSDQAKVGKIDLSQQQQKVDSLQLKWVSYLLGKRESRRLVGDYIYTFNDERNSTQFEDAVVFEKREVDVHYQINLLDSDKPNFLSEAMFYKTNQYNIPYRCFYSKNINNLFMAGRDFSCSHVGLGGPRVMRTTGQMGAAVGFAASLCKKYNASPRDIYQSHLNEYLDLIESQK
- a CDS encoding SusC/RagA family TonB-linked outer membrane protein, giving the protein MKLNFFLILLTVLQLSANVSAQNTRLDLKMKNATIAQIFDEIERQSEVYFFYNKSQIDENRTISVDYRNKTIDEILKAMVSDLNLTYEIAGKNIIIKAVSPAGNGFQQSGIKVKGAVKNASGESLPGVTVLVKGTTNGTITDADGVYNLTNVPGDATLVFSFVGMKKIEIGVAGKSTIDAVLEDETIGIEEVVAIGYGTVKKSDLTGAVGSVKGESIADRQVTQLSQALQGAVSGVMVTRSNNEPGATANIRVRGVTTIGDSNPLIIVDGVPVDNMNDVNPNDVQDMSVLKDAASASIYGSRAASGVILITTKRAKSGEVSLTYNAEYGFEKPTAQPEYVDAKRYMQMTNELRWNDNNNGANEYPTYAKDVIDNYTTLNAENPNKYPNTDWTGLILKSSAPRQSHVLSITAGTKAIRTKVSMAYDKTDALYEGRTYERMTARFNNDVTITKNLSASIDLNFKRSISNQPSIDPIYNARISAPVYAATWADGRIAEGKSGNNIYAQLKYGGYNNNWYNQVGGKISIDYTPIDGLKLSAVVSPTLGFDKGKNFQLRVPYYSADDPSVLAGTTQWGTATNLYETRNDYSRVTSQLLANYMKSFGKHNLNLMAGYENYYAFNENLGASRQKYELTSFPYLDLGPLDLRGNNGSAYENAYRSYFGRVMYNYQNKYFLQGNIRYDGSSRFYKDYRWGSFPSFSAGWVVSEESFLKSIPAISFLKMRASWGTLGNERIGSWVNGSFNPNYYPYQATMAFNNALFYQGSNIAAAQTAAQTQYVIQDISWETTESIDLGIDANFLNNRLHFTGDYYNKTTKDMLLALQIPVFMGFDNPNQNTGKMDTKGWEAEIGWNDKIGELGYSVSANISDFKSTMGDLGGTEFIGDQIKKKGSEFNEWYGYVSDGLFQTAEDLAASPKINTTVKVGDVKYKDLSGPDGVPDGKISPEYDRMLLGGSLPRYMYGANIKLDYKNFDFSMVLQGVGKINTRLQGLMITPLVENWGNIPKILDGASWSKYNTDAQNLAAKYPRLTYNNAGNNYFMSDYWLMNGRYLRVKNITLGYNLPTDLTQKVNLQRVRVYASASDVLTFNKFPKGWDPEVSDSGYPITASYVFGLSVTF
- a CDS encoding RagB/SusD family nutrient uptake outer membrane protein, translated to MKNKILILLLMSGLFTAVSCTDLDLNPLSQGSSANWYSNDSEITMALNDLYRLDFWPDDKIPYNDLDLWSDDIMSRALTNSFTNGTLTGQDGNVNTWWANSYKCIARANTILINLEKSKDKLPQATLDKYAGDARFVRASMYARLITYYGDVIYSTNILGLGEAFTKSKTDKKTILKAVYDDYDYAASVLPTSYGSATNMHATKGAALAMKARVALFFGDWAIARDAAKACMDLNVYELYADYSTLFLSKTKNPKELVFGIPRSTLLNVTIGDTKNYLTRLAGGWGAVIAPTWELFCAYLCTDGLPIDESPLFDPKNPFKNRDPRCNATIVEFGTPWLGFIYQPHPDSLKTTNLKTGQRVTNNDTRGNAQYASFNGLCFKKGIDEDWIDDFKAENEMFIMRYADVLLIYAEAKIELNEIDQAMLDASINKVRARAYKVAVTDKTKYPAVTVSTQANARKLVRIERRMEFADEARRYEDIIRWKLAEKVLNKKIYGMLDPADLRTKVIKPGLWFFPQTPDIDDDGVANLDQMYDAGLIKLIAVRNFPTRQYLWPIPTKEILINSNLKQNDGY